One segment of Calliopsis andreniformis isolate RMS-2024a chromosome 1, iyCalAndr_principal, whole genome shotgun sequence DNA contains the following:
- the LOC143178084 gene encoding sorbitol dehydrogenase, with product MEFLSFDVTSKKLELKRSKDLPEPRPDEVRVRVAYAGICGTDLHIIDGSFPCKTEGSLTLGHEFSGTVDAVGSAVRSLKVGQKVVVDPNSGCNTCDYCHSGNYHFCSAGGINNTIGIYRDGGWSTHAIVPETQVHAMPDGVEMQHAALTEPLSCLAHGWDKINPVNVGHNVLVIGAGIIGLLWACLLHLHGLRKTVTVSEPQEKRRKMVPKLDLDYQVKSPDQLKEGFDLVVDCSGSGPAMEAAVPLLRRGGRLCVFGVANPKAKLTIEPFQVYMKELNIIGVNINPFTFPKGLALLQAMADRYLDYEKLGIKVFPLKDYREALEALKQGDISKAVFKL from the exons ATGGAATTTCTGAGTTTCGATGTGACGAGCAAGAAGCTCGAGCTGAAAAGGAGCAAGGATCTCCCTGAGCCGAGGCCAGACGAAGTTCGGGTCAGGGTGGCTTACGCTGGAATCTGTGGGACCGATCTTCATATAATAGAC GGTTCGTTCCCATGCAAGACCGAGGGTAGCCTCACACTTGGCCATGAATTCTCGGGGACAGTCGACGCGGTTGGCTCGGCAGTGAGAAGCTTGAAAGTCGGCCAAAAAGTGGTGGTCGACCCCAATAGCGGTTGCAACACGTGCGACTACTGCCATAGCGGGAATTATCACTTCTGCAGCGCTGGTGGCATCAACAACACGATAGGAATCTACAGGGATGGTGGATGGTCCACCCACGCCATCGTACCGGAAACACAG GTTCACGCGATGCCTGACGGCGTCGAGATGCAGCACGCTGCCCTCACAGAACCGCTCTCGTGCTTGGCTCACGGATGGGACAAGATTAATCCTGTTAACGTCGGTCATAATGTGCTCGTAATTGGCGCTGGAATAATTGGCCTTCTGTGGGCCTGCTTATTGCACTTGCACGGGCTCAGGAAAACCGTGACGGTCAGTGAACCTCAGGAAAAACGGCGCAAGATGGTACCAAAACTTg ATTTGGATTATCAAGTGAAGAGTCCAGACCAACTGAAAGaaggattcgatctggtcgttgaTTGTAGTGGCTCAGGACCAGCTATGGAAGCAGCTGTGCCTTTATTGAGACGTGGTGGTCGACTGTGTGTGTTTGGTGTTGCTAATCCTAAAGCAAAACTGACCATTGAGCCGTTTCAG GTTTACATGAAGGAGCTAAACATCATAGGTGTAAACATAAATCCTTTCACGTTCCCTAAGGGACTGGCTTTGCTGCAGGCGATGGCCGACAGGTACCTCGATTATGAAAAGCTAGGTATTAAAGTATTCCCTTTGAAGGACTATCGTGAGGCTTTGGAAGCTCTCAAGCAGGGGGATATCAGTAAAGCTGTTTTTAAATTATAA